From Nicotiana tabacum cultivar K326 chromosome 20, ASM71507v2, whole genome shotgun sequence, one genomic window encodes:
- the LOC107816949 gene encoding U-box domain-containing protein 4: METEVHQPNFTYLGRTFSGLNITESSSAFSDCNSDRSGEFPTASSQSRRLLIACASENSDELIQQLVSDLESNSIDVQKQAAMELRLLAKNKSENRLKIARAGAIKPLISLISSTDLHLQEYGVTAILNLSLCDENKELIAASGAIKPLVRALKIGNSTAKENSACALLRLSQIEENKIAIGRSGAIPPLVNLLEAGNFRGKKDASTALYSLCSVKENKVRAVQAGVMKPLVESMADFSSNMVDKSAFVVSVLISLTEARAAVVEEGGIPVLVEIVEVGTHRQKEIAVAILLQLCEDSVTYRTMVAREGAIPPLVALSQSGTSRAKQKAETLIALLRQPRSGNAAAAAARASDVSF; the protein is encoded by the coding sequence ATGGAAACGGAGGTTCATCAACCAAATTTCACCTACCTGGGACGAACATTTAGCGGTCTCAATATTACTGAATCCTCCTCAGCTTTCAGTGACTGCAACAGCGATAGATCCGGCGAGTTCCCGACGGCGTCTTCTCAAAGCCGGCGACTATTAATAGCATGCGCGTCGGAGAACTCAGATGAATTAATCCAGCAACTCGTCTCTGATCTCGAGTCAAACTCAATCGACGTGCAAAAGCAAGCGGCAATGGAGCTTAGACTCTTAGCGAAGAACAAATCGGAAAATCGTCTCAAAATCGCTCGAGCTGGAGCGATTAAGCCTTTGATTTCTCTTATCTCTTCCACTGATCTTCACCTTCAAGAGTACGGCGTTACCGCGATTCTCAATTTATCTCTCTGTGATGAAAATAAGGAGCTCATCGCAGCATCAGGAGCGATCAAACCGTTAGTTCGAGCTCTGAAAATCGGCAATTCAACCGCGAAGGAGAATTCCGCTTGCGCTCTGCTCCGTTTGTCGCAAATCGAAGAGAACAAAATCGCAATCGGACGGTCGGGTGCAATACCCCCGTTAGTGAACCTTCTAGAAGCCGGCAATTTCCGCGGGAAGAAGGACGCCTCAACTGCACTGTACTCCTTATGCTCCGTGAAGGAGAACAAGGTCAGAGCGGTACAAGCTGGAGTAATGAAGCCGTTAGTGGAATCAATGGCGGATTTCAGTTCAAACATGGTGGATAAATCGGCGTTCGTGGTGAGCGTTTTGATATCGTTGACAGAGGCGAGGGCGGCTGTGGTGGAGGAAGGTGGAATTCCGGTGTTGGTGGAGATCGTGGAGGTGGGGACACATCGACAGAAGGAGATTGCGGTGGCGATATTGTTGCAGCTGTGTGAGGATAGCGTGACTTACCGTACTATGGTGGCACGCGAAGGCGCTATTCCCCCATTGGTTGCTTTGTCCCAATCTGGTACAAGTCGCGCCAAACAAAag